CTGGTTGTTGACAAAAGTGTATTTGTGGCTATTTTCCCACAAAATGTATTGGCCTATACAATTAGATTTTAAGTTTATATTATAAAAGCCCTCTCGCTTGTTTGACAGCCCTTAAATAGATACCTCTCCCAAAGTCCTTTCAATCATTGAAGTTGAGAGGATATTTTTTTGTTTTTCTTTGCATATATATGTAGCATAATGTAGCATAGTATAATATAATGGAATCAAATATACAGCATTCAATATTGATATCTGCTACATGAACAGGAGAAAAGTATTATGTCTTATAGACTTGATATTAGAAATCAAAAAAAGGGAACCTACTTAGTTATTGAAGAAAAGTATAGGGACAAAGAGAAAAAGCAAGCTAGAACCAAGCATCATAAGACTTTAGGATATGTACATGATTTGCAAAAAGAATTTCCTGACCCGATTGCCCACTTCAATGAAGTTGTTGCTCAAATGAATACTGAAAAGAAGGAAAACAAAAAACTTACACTAGAAATTGATTTGAATGAAAAACTTCCGGAAGAATCACATGCTCGATATAATATGGGCTACGCTGTAATCATGAAAATATATCATGAGTTGGAATTAGACCGGTTTTTCAACAATAAAGCGAGACACGAGGCCTTTAAATATAACACGAATTCAATTATGACACTTTTAACCATAGCTCGTATTTTACATCCTTCATCTAAAAAGAGAGCTTATGAATACAAGGATATGTTCTTTGAACGTTTTGACTTTGAGCTGCATGATATATACCGTGCATTATCATATTTCTCAAAGATAAGTTTGGAATGTCAACAATTCATCAGCGATCAGATTCATGCAAAATTCGGCAGGAACACCACTCTCATGTACTTTGATGTTACAAACTTCCACTTTGAGATTGATAAACCAGATGATATGCGCAAGTATGGAAAGGAAAAAAACAACCGTCCTGATCCCATTGTGCAGATGGCCTTAGCCATGGATGCAGATGGGATACCTCTGTATTACAAGCTGTTTCCCGGCAATACCCACGATACTAAGACCTTTATTCCTGCCTTTAAAGATGTATGTGTAAGATTTGCCCCCGGAAGGGTTATCGCTGTTGCAGATATGGGTTGTACATCATCCGATAATATTTTTTTCCTCAAAGGAGGTGACAGGGATAAGCGTGTAAATGGTTATGTATTCAGCTTTTCAATCCGCAAAGGCTCAGAAAAATTTAAGGAATACGTTCTGGATGATGATGGTTACACAGACGAGAACGGCAAGACGTTAAAGAAGGACTTTGACTACAAGGTTAAGTCACGTATTGAAGTCCGGGAAATCCAGGTGACTATGAAAAATGGCTCTAAAAAAAGTATGCTGATAGACGAAAAACAGGTGGTATATTGGAGTGAAAAATATGCAAGAAAGGCACGAGCAGAAAGAGAAGAAACCATAAAAAAGGCACTTGATATCATAGCTAATCCCAAAAATCATAATAAGAGTACAGCTCATGGTGCAGCAGCATACATTAAAAACATTGCCTTCGATAAAAAGACCGGAGAAATATATGAAAAACCAGGTAAGATGTTGATATACGATGAAGAGAAAGCTGCAGAAGACGCTAAATATGACGGATATTACTGCTTAATAACCAGTGAGCTGGAAATGCATCAACAACGTGTAATTGAGATTTATCGAGGATTGTCTGATATTGAAGACAATTTTAAGGTTTCTAAAAGCGATTTGGATATTCGACCGGTTCATGTTTCCCGTGAGGACCGGATAAATGCACATGTCCTTACTTGCTTTATTTCCCTAGTCATTTTGCGCCTTGTTCAAAAGAAAACCAACTACAAGTTTACGCCTGAACAGATTATTAACTGTCTTAATAACATTAGTTGTAGTCTTGAACATACAAACCTTTACATATTTGATTATCGTAGTAATATTTCAGATTATATCGGCAAAACTTTTGGTATTGATTTTTCAAACAAAAGACTCCGCCTTAGCGAAATAAAAAATATTTTGGCAACCTCAAAAAAATAAAAATTATGCTATGTTTTTCTGACAAATAACTAAGCCCTCAAACCCTTTCATTGGAAGGGGTCTAAGGGCTTTATTTCTTTTTTACCTGTCAAATAGAGGTTTATAATTATTTGTTGATAGTATTATATTCTATCAAGGCCTTTTCTCCTAAACCTTTTCGGTTAGCTGCATGAAATTTGAGGTAAGTGGATTGATTTGTTCCGTTAACTGGTTGTTGACAAAAGTGTATTTGTGGCTATTTTCCCACAAAATGTATTGGCCTATACAATTAGATTTTAAGTTTATATTATAAAAGCCCTCTCCCATTTGGATTTTCTCCATATAAGAAAGGGCTTTTATGGCACATTAATACTCATTGACATGGCAACTGTTTGAAGACTAATTAAGTTATATATAATCCCCACCAGCCTAACTTCTCACCGCAAATATTGCAGAAAGCATAATCTTCTTCTCTCTTCTTTTCTTCATGTTCACATGATTTTTTCATAAGAGCTAATTCAAAACCTAACAATTCAATTTGTTGTTTGATTTCTTCTATCTTAGCTTTCTTTTCTTCCATTATAAGCACCTCCATGTCTGAATATTCTTACCTTTGATTATATTATATAATTAAAATAGGTTTTCTTCTAAACATTTTCGATTAACAGTATAAATCAAACTGTGAACGGTTAATTATGTGGGATAATCGGTAAACAAAAAGCCAGATGGGTAATACCCATCTGACCAAGCTAGTTCTTCATTATTTAATATATTAATACAATGCAAAGCTCTATCT
The sequence above is drawn from the Desulfitibacter alkalitolerans DSM 16504 genome and encodes:
- a CDS encoding IS1634 family transposase, producing MSYRLDIRNQKKGTYLVIEEKYRDKEKKQARTKHHKTLGYVHDLQKEFPDPIAHFNEVVAQMNTEKKENKKLTLEIDLNEKLPEESHARYNMGYAVIMKIYHELELDRFFNNKARHEAFKYNTNSIMTLLTIARILHPSSKKRAYEYKDMFFERFDFELHDIYRALSYFSKISLECQQFISDQIHAKFGRNTTLMYFDVTNFHFEIDKPDDMRKYGKEKNNRPDPIVQMALAMDADGIPLYYKLFPGNTHDTKTFIPAFKDVCVRFAPGRVIAVADMGCTSSDNIFFLKGGDRDKRVNGYVFSFSIRKGSEKFKEYVLDDDGYTDENGKTLKKDFDYKVKSRIEVREIQVTMKNGSKKSMLIDEKQVVYWSEKYARKARAEREETIKKALDIIANPKNHNKSTAHGAAAYIKNIAFDKKTGEIYEKPGKMLIYDEEKAAEDAKYDGYYCLITSELEMHQQRVIEIYRGLSDIEDNFKVSKSDLDIRPVHVSREDRINAHVLTCFISLVILRLVQKKTNYKFTPEQIINCLNNISCSLEHTNLYIFDYRSNISDYIGKTFGIDFSNKRLRLSEIKNILATSKK